AAAGACTCCGACACTATTTTCCTCGACAATTTGCCGCACTTCCCCGTCGACCGTCGTTACAATCGGTTTGCCCACATACATATAATCAAACAGTTTGTTGGGACGGGCTCCGCGAAAGATTTCATTATCTTTTAAGGAGATAATGCCACAATCAGCCGCTTCAATAAAGGAAAATACTTCTCCTTTGGGAACTGGGTCCAACAGATGGACATTGTGTAATCCTTTTTCCCGCTTAAGGGCGAGCAGGCGCTCCTTTTCCGGGCCGTCGCCGATCAAGACCAGCGCGTACCCCTCAGGCAGGTGTTCACCGGCCAAGACCACATGCTCCAGGGCATTGGCAGGACCGTGAGCCCCAGCATAGAGAGCGACAAATTGATATGGGGCCACACCCATACGCCTACGATACGTCTCTCTTCGCGCCGGATTCGGTTTCCAGGAATCCACTAGGATTCCGTTGGGGATCAGCGAAATTTTAGCGGCATCAATTCCTTTTTCCTGGATAAAGCGGCGTTGATGCTCCGTCAGCACCACGATTTTATCTGCATGGCGGTACAGAAAAGATTCCATCCACGTCAATGCTTTCACCATCCGTGGATTGCGCAGACCATCCATTTTAATCAATGTATCCGGCCACAAGTCCCGTACCTCCAGCACAAAGGGGCATCGCTTCACTTTGGCCAGCAGCCACCCGGCAAAAGGCGTCAATAGATGGGGAGATGACGCAAACAAAATGTGGGGCCGGGCATGAAATAACCCCTGCAGGAAAAAGAGCAGAGCAAAGCTGACCATGTTTATCACCCGCCGCCAATCATTGCGGGTATGTGGAAACGACCACAGCCATTTCATCTTTAATCCCGGAATCGGTTTAACGTCGCGCTTCGTCTCTTCATCGATAAAGCGGCGGCGGGAGTGGTTAAAGGAACTAAGCCACAGCGTTACATCCGCATCCTCCTGTTCCGCCCATTCCCGCGCCAATTCATAATGGCGAGTGATTCCACCCATGTTTGGTAGTACGGCATAATGGTTGGCGACCCAAATACGCACGCTTCTCACTCCCTGGTTTGAGTCAACTCTTGGTAAAGTCGCAGTAATGTTTTCTCCTCGGCACCCCAGTTGTAAACATTGCGATGCGCTTTTTGGCCCTGTTCTCCCATCCGGCGACACCGGTCGGGATCTTGCAAGAGAGCCGTCACTTCCCGCGCCATCGCCACCGGATCGAGGGGGTTCACCGTTACCCCGGCACCGCTCTT
This sequence is a window from Desmospora activa DSM 45169. Protein-coding genes within it:
- a CDS encoding glycosyltransferase family 4 protein, which encodes MRIWVANHYAVLPNMGGITRHYELAREWAEQEDADVTLWLSSFNHSRRRFIDEETKRDVKPIPGLKMKWLWSFPHTRNDWRRVINMVSFALLFFLQGLFHARPHILFASSPHLLTPFAGWLLAKVKRCPFVLEVRDLWPDTLIKMDGLRNPRMVKALTWMESFLYRHADKIVVLTEHQRRFIQEKGIDAAKISLIPNGILVDSWKPNPARRETYRRRMGVAPYQFVALYAGAHGPANALEHVVLAGEHLPEGYALVLIGDGPEKERLLALKREKGLHNVHLLDPVPKGEVFSFIEAADCGIISLKDNEIFRGARPNKLFDYMYVGKPIVTTVDGEVRQIVEENSVGVFSGAENPEGLAQAIIRLKEQTEEERNQIAANGRHYIHTFGDRQQLARRLYGELKEWLTGTVSTVKEAKRM